In the genome of Podarcis raffonei isolate rPodRaf1 chromosome 17, rPodRaf1.pri, whole genome shotgun sequence, one region contains:
- the LOC128405217 gene encoding uncharacterized protein LOC128405217 — protein MLCLRKVSKGLGQLEAYIDAEEGVAFQMDNNLIWDSLDGQYTWAIQGLTEKLASSKFWVTCLPMGKVMLRNWAGKYLAAVAIGENPVNFPIQPVQYSEDPSLQFEVFYKGNRVAFQAYNGLFLTRTYRGFTSVEAAKLVADDSCYFRPLIGDLLPPKFKILRVITSDLSHMIYHHSVLDKQVYANRGEAAVRHTFDMTWETTVADTVFWNSLWGLGVETSCHFTLEDAMPRLEYTENNDRTVLVQRNISQRLTQEVLVPPHTEVLAKLVVHRNSTATVSFTAVIQKVKSNGDVVMLNKGGLWKGLVYHGVRLEITKRKLSERRPLEECPLL, from the coding sequence CTTTGCTTGCGGAAAGTCTCCAAAGGCCTGGGCCAACTTGAAGCCTACATCGATGCAGAAGAAggtgtggctttccagatggaTAACAACCTGATCTGGGACTCATTGGATGGCCAATACACATGGGCCATACAGGGTCTAACTGAAAAGTTGGCATCTAGCAAATTCTGGGTCACTTGTCTGCCTATGGGAAAGGTTATGCTGAGAAACTGGGCAGGGAAGTATCTCGCTGCAGTGGCTATAGGAGAAAACCCAGTAAACTTCCCCATCCAGCCTGTTCAATACTCAGAAGATCCATCTTTGCAGTTTGAGGTCTTTTACAAGGGCAATAGGGTGGCTTTCCAGGCCTACAATGGGCTGTTCTTGACCAGGACATATAGAGGGTTCACTTCAGTTGAAGCAGCCAAGTTGGTCGCTGATGATTCCTGTTATTTCCGCCCCCTGAttggagacctcctccccccaaaGTTCAAAATACTGAGGGTGATCACAAGCGATCTCTCTCACATGATATACCACCACTCTGTCTTGGACAAGCAAGTCTACGCCAACCGGGGGGAAGCAGCAGTGAGGCACACTTTCGACATGACTTGGGAGACGACCGTTGCAGACACCGTTTTCTGGAACAGTCTGTGGGGGCTTGGTGTGGAAACTTCCTGCCACTTCACTCTTGAAGATGCAATGCCTCGTTTGGAGTACACGGAGAACAATGACCGGACCGTCCTTGTGCAGAGGAATATTTCTCAGAGGCTCACCCAGGAGGTGCTGGTGCCCCCCCACACTGAAGTCTTGGCCAAGCTTGTTGTCCACAGAAATTCTACGGCTACTGTGTCATTCACAGCTGTCATCCAAAAGGTGAAATCAAATGGGGATGTGGTGATGCTGAACAAAGGTGGGCTCTGGAAGGGTCTTGTCTACCACGGGGTCCGTCTGGAGATCACCAAGCGGAAGCTGAGCGAGCGCAGACCTCTTGAGGAATGCCCCCTCCTGTGA